Proteins encoded by one window of Chondromyces crocatus:
- a CDS encoding DciA family protein: protein MSYRDWEAAVGSRIAARARPLKLERGVLLVKAASATWSQELALLGDTIAAQLRSRGFRVHSLRFRVGRVDPPDRPPWRDEVRTEPPEVPLPLELKQQLNQVDDQDLRAAIARAASRNLGWQMLNAAEARRAEARRKVRELPGMAPREAWPGRPDAQEIAPAGPPRRPPTEPLEVPTSAPPAARVPRSVAPESARPARKKAPDAAIRRDKP from the coding sequence ATGTCGTACCGGGACTGGGAGGCGGCCGTCGGGAGCCGCATCGCTGCGCGAGCACGCCCGCTGAAGCTCGAGCGCGGCGTGCTGCTGGTGAAGGCCGCCAGCGCGACATGGTCCCAGGAGCTGGCATTGCTCGGGGATACCATCGCCGCACAGCTACGTTCTCGCGGTTTCAGGGTTCACTCCCTGCGCTTCCGGGTGGGTCGGGTGGACCCACCTGATCGGCCACCCTGGCGGGACGAGGTGCGCACCGAGCCCCCCGAAGTCCCCTTGCCACTCGAGCTGAAGCAGCAGCTCAACCAGGTCGACGATCAAGACCTGCGCGCAGCGATCGCTCGGGCGGCCTCGCGGAACCTCGGCTGGCAGATGCTCAACGCCGCGGAGGCACGCCGCGCAGAGGCCCGAAGAAAGGTCCGAGAACTCCCAGGCATGGCTCCACGGGAGGCCTGGCCAGGACGACCCGACGCCCAGGAGATCGCTCCGGCAGGCCCCCCCAGGAGACCGCCGACGGAGCCGCTCGAAGTCCCTACTTCAGCGCCACCAGCCGCTCGAGTCCCTCGATCCGTTGCACCAGAAAGCGCTCGGCCGGCCCGAAAGAAGGCGCCAGACGCCGCAATTCGTC